In Acinetobacter sp. WCHAc010034, a genomic segment contains:
- a CDS encoding DUF2238 domain-containing protein — protein sequence MIEYQLTAKHWIVLAVLALCTVLASINPLELESYLLHQAGTVVMLIALFFCLKKIGFTFWSFLLYIGFLLIHILGAHYLYSYVPYNEWAIQYLNFDLNQAFGWPRNMYDRFVHLAYGLMLYPAFYRLFQVWLPSLKPFSLYLLVIQFVMATSLIYEWLEWLIAIGLSPEDAENYNGQQGDMWDAHKDIFLATAGSAISGLIVLLKQDKKPV from the coding sequence ATGATTGAATATCAATTGACTGCCAAGCACTGGATTGTCCTTGCCGTTTTAGCGCTCTGCACCGTATTGGCAAGCATCAACCCGCTTGAGCTTGAATCTTACCTGCTGCATCAGGCCGGCACTGTGGTGATGCTGATCGCGCTGTTTTTCTGCCTGAAAAAAATTGGCTTCACCTTTTGGAGTTTCCTGCTGTATATCGGCTTCCTGCTGATTCACATCTTAGGCGCGCATTACCTGTATTCTTATGTGCCTTATAACGAATGGGCTATTCAGTATTTAAATTTTGATCTCAATCAGGCATTCGGCTGGCCGCGCAATATGTATGACCGTTTTGTGCACCTGGCTTACGGGCTGATGCTCTATCCGGCATTTTACCGCCTGTTTCAGGTTTGGCTGCCCTCACTGAAGCCCTTTAGCCTGTATCTGCTGGTCATCCAGTTTGTCATGGCCACCAGCCTGATTTATGAATGGCTTGAATGGCTGATTGCCATTGGCCTGTCGCCGGAAGATGCGGAAAACTATAACGGCCAGCAGGGCGATATGTGGGATGCGCATAAAGACATTTTCCTAGCCACAGCAGGGTCCGCTATTTCCGGCTTGATTGTGCTGCTGAAGCAAGATAAAAAGCCGGTGTAG
- the purB gene encoding adenylosuccinate lyase gives MNALTALSPLDGRYASKCDALRPFLSEFGLIHARVTVEVRWLQALANRPEITEVPAFSSETNAALDAIVADFSEEDANRIKEIERTTNHDVKAVEYFLKEKIAHIDALKNAGEFIHFACTSEDINNLSHALMLKSGRDVLVASMQQIIDSIAALAEQHAEQPMLSRTHGQTASPTTLGKEMANVAYRLARQIKQFKQVELLGKINGAVGNYNAHYSAYPEINWPAHSQAFVESLGLAFNPYTTQIEPHDYMAELFDALRRFNTILIDFNRDVWGYISLGFFKQRLKEGEVGSSTMPHKVNPIDFENSEGNLGIANAVLAHLGEKLPISRWQRDLTDSTVLRNMGVGFAQSLIAFEACAKGIGKLELNADRILEDLDNAQEVLAEPIQTVMRRYNVEKPYEKLKALTRGQAMTRDMMVDFVNGNELEAVPAADRARLAEMTPATYTGNAAEQAKQIKDLIAKI, from the coding sequence ATGAACGCTTTAACCGCACTTTCTCCATTAGATGGACGCTACGCCAGCAAATGTGATGCGCTGCGCCCTTTCCTCTCTGAGTTTGGCCTGATCCATGCTCGTGTGACTGTTGAAGTGCGCTGGTTACAGGCGCTTGCCAACCGTCCTGAAATTACGGAAGTTCCGGCTTTCTCAAGCGAGACCAATGCAGCGCTGGACGCCATTGTTGCGGATTTTTCTGAAGAAGACGCCAACCGCATCAAGGAAATTGAACGCACCACCAACCACGATGTGAAAGCGGTTGAATATTTCTTAAAAGAAAAAATCGCGCATATTGATGCGCTGAAAAATGCCGGCGAGTTCATTCACTTTGCCTGCACTTCTGAAGACATCAACAACCTGTCGCATGCTTTAATGCTGAAAAGCGGCCGTGATGTTCTTGTTGCCTCTATGCAGCAGATCATTGACTCAATTGCCGCTTTAGCTGAGCAGCATGCTGAGCAGCCAATGCTGTCGCGCACGCACGGCCAGACTGCCAGCCCGACTACTTTGGGCAAGGAAATGGCCAACGTGGCTTACCGCTTAGCGCGCCAAATCAAGCAGTTCAAGCAGGTTGAACTGCTGGGCAAAATCAATGGCGCGGTCGGCAACTACAATGCGCACTACTCCGCTTACCCGGAAATCAACTGGCCTGCGCACTCTCAGGCATTTGTTGAATCTTTAGGCTTGGCGTTCAACCCGTACACCACGCAGATTGAACCGCACGACTACATGGCTGAACTGTTTGACGCGCTGCGCCGCTTCAACACCATTCTGATTGACTTCAACCGCGACGTTTGGGGCTACATCTCTTTAGGCTTCTTCAAGCAGCGCCTGAAAGAAGGCGAAGTCGGCTCTTCAACTATGCCGCACAAAGTCAACCCGATTGACTTTGAAAACTCTGAAGGCAACTTGGGCATCGCAAATGCCGTATTGGCGCACTTGGGCGAAAAACTGCCTATTTCCCGCTGGCAGCGTGACCTGACTGACTCAACTGTGCTCCGCAACATGGGTGTAGGCTTTGCGCAAAGCCTAATCGCTTTTGAAGCCTGCGCTAAAGGCATTGGCAAGCTTGAACTGAATGCTGACCGTATTCTGGAAGACCTGGACAATGCTCAGGAAGTTCTGGCTGAACCAATTCAAACCGTTATGCGCCGCTACAACGTTGAAAAGCCGTATGAAAAACTGAAAGCGCTGACCCGCGGCCAAGCCATGACCCGCGACATGATGGTTGATTTCGTCAACGGCAATGAGCTTGAAGCTGTGCCGGCTGCTGACCGCGCGCGCTTAGCGGAAATGACGCCTGCAACCTATACCGGCAATGCGGCTGAGCAAGCGAAGCAAATCAAAGATTTAATTGCGAAAATCTAA